A single window of Halotalea alkalilenta DNA harbors:
- the msrA gene encoding peptide-methionine (S)-S-oxide reductase MsrA: protein MSNTVMPSADRALPGRDRAVEISAIHQISGRSMIPPWPAGHTEMVLGLGCFWGAERLFWQLPGVYVTAVGYAGGFTPNPSYEEVCSGLTGHAEVVRVVFDPQVIELERLLKHFWEAHDPTQGMRQGNDIGSQYRSTIYYLDEAQREIVEASRDAYASALAVAGKGGVTTEVRPLEVFYYAEEYHQQYLSKNPAGYCGLKGTGVSCAIA, encoded by the coding sequence ATGTCCAATACCGTCATGCCATCCGCCGATCGTGCCCTGCCGGGGCGCGATCGAGCGGTCGAAATCAGTGCGATCCACCAGATAAGCGGGCGCTCGATGATTCCGCCCTGGCCCGCGGGACACACCGAGATGGTGCTGGGTCTGGGCTGCTTCTGGGGCGCGGAACGACTGTTCTGGCAGCTGCCGGGAGTCTATGTCACTGCGGTGGGCTACGCTGGGGGCTTCACTCCCAATCCCAGCTATGAAGAAGTATGCAGCGGCCTCACCGGCCACGCCGAGGTGGTGCGGGTGGTGTTCGATCCCCAGGTGATCGAACTCGAGCGCTTGCTCAAGCACTTCTGGGAAGCCCACGATCCGACCCAGGGGATGAGACAGGGCAACGACATAGGCTCCCAGTATCGCTCGACGATCTACTATCTCGACGAAGCCCAGCGCGAGATCGTCGAGGCTTCCCGCGATGCCTACGCCTCGGCGCTGGCGGTGGCCGGCAAGGGCGGGGTGACCACCGAGGTTCGTCCGCTGGAGGTGTTCTACTACGCCGAGGAGTACCACCAGCAGTATCTGAGCAAGAACCCCGCCGGCTATTGCGGTCTCAAGGGTACCGGAGTGAGCTGCGCGATCGCCTGA
- the tamB gene encoding autotransporter assembly complex protein TamB: MLFPRLLFWLALWLVALVMLLAGLALSPWGTAWLLGQAQSRGLISYSSVEGAPLDTLVLHDVALDAAGVQLEARRLELSWSSDCLLRGRLCIERLASDGLHVRLPAAGAEQSESESAPLERISTPLPIELRELVLDDFSLETEAGLELAWQHFESSASFEGSRFSLGETRLVSPRLRLFDAAEEPAAIEAPSLESDVDIAAALAVVAAPAVAPGSVLGADGAPIANPLAALSATPLDDPQARITLARIELPVDVQAPLLEVTDFRLEGEPALVLDRIDLALHAEGSSVRLERLALQGPELEAELAFELEMSGDYPLSLDLSARSELAPLQGESVELRLRGSLAALEVDMNADGPVAARLDAGADLLDQQLPFELALRSPRLDWPLPGMPGEDESGAPVTRYQVEELALDLDGSLAGYRLDISGRASGDELQPLDLSLVGEGDFERFGWSVLQVVSGGGRIESQGEVRWAPTISLDTELTLHQLRPERFTPAVNGLLNGSARLAFQQQADQRWALQVPNLAIDGQLMNQPLSLAGRLDGDSSMRWNIERLDLRQGPNRVTASGVVDQRLALNAHIDAPNLGGLLPELGGRLAGQLRVSGTLEQPQGSVTLNGEQLRYGDNHIARLALEGRSDGLEDPRFELRLDASDALAGGQALARLGLSLEGRLSDHRLSLELSGGQDALVNSASLALRGGLDQANNRYRGQLSSLEADLEQGGELSLDSPLGFVANLDAASATVEPFCLSRREGGRLCLTERMTASAASGSAALRLSELPLEAANPWMPEPWQVAGEAGGDVRAQWSNGGQRWNVDARLDGDLQISGEDAAGESFSIPALSLGVGLEASPAQADLTLDARLRDAGQLRLEARVIDPLDSRQLGGRLQVEGLDFSPYRALVAGLDTLEGRLDGDVTISGDLEQPRFNGQLVVSGVRAGGEQLPVTLDDARVALRLEGDHGVLDGYISSNQARWTLGGEANWPTTGDWRATLALRGADSPLEVAALGYGRVRVAPSIDVLATPQRLDISGRVTIPWARIEVAQLPASAQAPSSDEVIVTREEAERIDASIDRALAAQAEGEEYQWADASALEEAGIDLNLNVQVVMGDDVRLSAYGLNSRLAGAINVRQSGGALQLFGSISLQEGRFASFGQNLLINRGEVIFSGPPSLPRLDFEAIRSPDTIEDDVTAGIRVTGNADAPQLSIFSDPSMNETTALSYLLRGRAPDAEGDDNALASALIGLSVSQSGRAIGSLGETFGIQDLSLDTAGSGDTSQVVVSGYIFPDLRVSYGVGMFTSLAELTLRYRLMQNLYLQAVSGGYQALDLLYTFSFGRTPDPQSE, from the coding sequence ATGCTGTTTCCCCGCCTGCTGTTCTGGCTGGCGCTGTGGTTGGTCGCGCTGGTGATGCTGCTGGCCGGTCTGGCGCTGTCACCCTGGGGCACCGCCTGGCTGCTCGGCCAGGCGCAGTCGCGAGGGCTGATTTCCTATAGTTCGGTCGAAGGCGCGCCGCTGGATACCTTGGTCCTTCACGATGTCGCGCTCGATGCCGCTGGCGTGCAGCTCGAGGCGCGCCGCCTCGAGCTCTCTTGGTCGAGCGACTGCCTGCTTCGGGGGCGGCTGTGTATCGAGCGGCTCGCGAGCGATGGCCTGCATGTGCGCCTGCCCGCCGCCGGCGCCGAGCAGAGCGAGAGCGAAAGCGCGCCGCTGGAGAGGATTTCCACGCCGCTGCCGATCGAGCTGCGCGAACTCGTGCTCGATGACTTTTCGCTCGAGACCGAGGCAGGACTTGAGCTTGCCTGGCAGCACTTCGAAAGCTCGGCGAGCTTCGAGGGCAGCCGCTTCTCCCTCGGCGAGACCCGGCTCGTCTCGCCCCGGCTGCGGCTGTTTGATGCGGCCGAGGAGCCCGCCGCGATCGAGGCGCCGAGCCTTGAATCCGACGTCGATATCGCCGCCGCCCTGGCGGTGGTCGCGGCGCCGGCGGTGGCGCCCGGCAGCGTGCTCGGGGCCGACGGCGCGCCGATCGCCAATCCGCTCGCCGCGTTGAGCGCCACGCCGCTCGATGACCCCCAGGCGCGGATCACGCTGGCTCGGATCGAGCTGCCCGTGGATGTACAGGCGCCCTTGCTCGAGGTCACCGACTTCCGTCTCGAGGGGGAGCCTGCGCTGGTGCTCGATCGCATCGACCTGGCACTGCATGCCGAGGGCTCATCGGTAAGGCTTGAACGGCTTGCGCTGCAGGGGCCGGAGCTCGAGGCCGAGCTCGCCTTCGAGCTCGAGATGAGCGGCGATTATCCGCTCTCGCTCGATCTCTCCGCCCGCTCCGAACTGGCACCGCTGCAGGGCGAATCGGTCGAACTGCGTCTGCGCGGTTCGCTCGCGGCGCTCGAGGTGGATATGAACGCCGACGGGCCGGTGGCGGCGCGGCTTGACGCCGGCGCGGACCTGCTCGATCAGCAGCTGCCGTTCGAACTTGCGCTGCGCTCGCCGCGGCTCGACTGGCCGCTGCCAGGGATGCCGGGCGAGGATGAAAGCGGTGCCCCGGTCACCCGTTACCAGGTCGAGGAACTGGCGCTCGATCTCGATGGATCGCTTGCCGGCTACCGGCTCGACATTTCCGGTCGCGCTTCGGGCGATGAGCTTCAGCCGCTCGATCTCAGTCTGGTCGGCGAAGGCGATTTCGAACGCTTCGGTTGGTCGGTGCTCCAGGTGGTCAGCGGCGGCGGGCGGATCGAGAGCCAGGGCGAGGTGCGCTGGGCGCCGACGATCAGCCTGGATACCGAGCTAACCCTGCATCAGCTGCGCCCCGAGCGCTTCACGCCAGCAGTCAACGGGTTGCTCAACGGCAGCGCGCGACTCGCCTTCCAGCAGCAGGCGGATCAGCGCTGGGCGCTGCAGGTGCCGAATCTCGCCATCGATGGTCAACTGATGAACCAGCCGCTGTCGCTCGCCGGCCGGCTCGACGGCGATAGTTCGATGCGCTGGAACATCGAGCGCCTCGACCTGCGCCAGGGCCCCAATCGGGTTACCGCCAGCGGGGTGGTCGACCAGCGTCTGGCACTCAACGCCCATATCGACGCACCGAACCTGGGCGGGCTGCTGCCCGAGCTCGGCGGCCGGCTCGCAGGCCAGCTCCGTGTCAGCGGGACGCTCGAGCAGCCGCAGGGTTCGGTCACTTTGAATGGCGAACAGCTGCGCTATGGCGACAACCATATCGCCCGGCTGGCGTTGGAAGGACGCAGCGACGGGCTCGAGGATCCGCGTTTCGAGCTGCGCCTGGATGCCAGCGATGCGCTGGCCGGCGGCCAGGCGCTGGCGCGCCTTGGCCTGTCCCTGGAGGGGCGGCTGAGCGATCACCGTCTCTCGCTCGAGCTGAGCGGTGGGCAGGACGCGCTGGTGAACAGCGCCTCACTCGCCCTGCGCGGTGGGCTCGACCAGGCGAACAATCGCTACCGCGGCCAGCTGTCGTCGCTCGAGGCCGATCTTGAACAGGGCGGCGAGCTGAGCCTCGATTCTCCGCTGGGTTTCGTCGCCAATCTCGATGCCGCTTCGGCGACGGTCGAACCCTTCTGCCTGTCGCGGCGGGAGGGAGGCCGGCTCTGCCTCACCGAGCGGATGACCGCCAGCGCCGCGAGTGGCTCCGCGGCGCTGCGCCTCAGCGAGCTGCCTCTCGAGGCGGCCAACCCCTGGATGCCTGAGCCCTGGCAGGTCGCGGGAGAGGCCGGCGGCGACGTTCGCGCGCAATGGTCCAACGGTGGCCAGCGCTGGAACGTGGATGCCCGACTCGATGGCGATTTGCAGATAAGCGGCGAGGATGCCGCGGGAGAGTCGTTCTCGATCCCCGCGCTCAGCCTCGGGGTCGGCCTGGAGGCGAGCCCGGCGCAGGCGGATCTCACCCTCGACGCTCGCCTTAGGGATGCCGGCCAGCTGAGGCTCGAGGCACGGGTCATCGACCCGCTGGATAGCCGGCAGCTCGGCGGGCGGTTGCAGGTCGAGGGGCTCGATTTCTCCCCCTATCGGGCGCTGGTCGCCGGTTTGGATACGCTTGAAGGTCGCCTCGACGGCGATGTCACCATCTCCGGCGATCTCGAACAGCCCCGGTTCAACGGCCAGCTGGTGGTTTCGGGCGTACGCGCCGGTGGCGAGCAGCTTCCGGTCACGCTCGACGACGCCAGGGTCGCGCTGCGCCTGGAGGGGGACCATGGGGTGCTCGATGGCTATATCTCCTCCAACCAGGCTCGCTGGACGCTCGGCGGAGAGGCCAACTGGCCGACGACTGGCGACTGGCGGGCGACGCTTGCACTGCGCGGCGCCGATTCGCCGCTCGAAGTCGCCGCACTCGGCTATGGCCGAGTGCGGGTCGCGCCCAGCATCGATGTGTTGGCGACGCCCCAGCGACTCGACATCAGCGGCCGGGTGACGATTCCCTGGGCGAGGATCGAGGTCGCCCAGCTGCCCGCGTCGGCGCAGGCGCCGTCGAGCGACGAAGTCATCGTCACTCGCGAAGAGGCCGAGCGGATCGACGCCAGCATCGATCGGGCATTGGCGGCCCAGGCCGAAGGCGAGGAGTATCAGTGGGCCGACGCCTCGGCGCTCGAAGAAGCGGGCATCGATCTCAATTTGAATGTCCAGGTGGTGATGGGCGACGACGTGCGGCTTTCGGCCTATGGGCTCAACTCACGTCTCGCCGGGGCGATCAACGTACGCCAGAGTGGCGGCGCGCTGCAGCTGTTCGGCAGCATCTCGCTGCAGGAAGGGCGCTTCGCCTCTTTCGGCCAGAACCTGCTGATCAACCGCGGTGAGGTGATCTTCAGTGGGCCGCCGAGCCTGCCGAGGCTCGATTTCGAAGCGATTCGCAGCCCCGATACCATCGAGGACGACGTCACCGCGGGTATCCGCGTCACCGGCAATGCCGATGCGCCGCAGCTGAGCATCTTCTCCGATCCGTCGATGAACGAAACCACCGCGCTCTCCTACCTGCTCAGGGGGCGCGCGCCGGACGCGGAGGGTGACGACAATGCGCTGGCTTCGGCGCTGATCGGCCTGTCGGTATCGCAGAGCGGGCGCGCGATCGGTTCGCTGGGCGAAACCTTCGGTATCCAGGATCTGTCGCTCGATACCGCAGGCAGCGGTGACACCAGCCAGGTGGTGGTCAGCGGCTACATCTTCCCGGATCTGCGGGTCAGCTATGGGGTGGGAATGTTCACTTCACTGGCCGAGCTGACGCTGCGCTATCGCCTGATGCAGAACCTTTACCTGCAGGCGGTGTCTGGAGGCTACCAGGCGCTTGATCTGCTCTATACATTCAGCTTTGGACGTACGCCGGATCCACAGAGCGAGTAG
- the tamA gene encoding autotransporter assembly complex protein TamA: MTRSSWALRLSPWLLGALVAPQAAQALDAEVRGLGGPAADNVEAYLDALDIPANARLDIYDSEVMSRVSDALRAFGYYEPQISVDFRDRDSVVVDIVPGERVIVRNVYVRVEGEGGQDDSFQRLLDASELLKDEGRPLLHAHYETLKTQLDTLALQRGYFNSQYRVHRLEVRPWDHSANVYLVMDSGRRYHFGEVSYSGSQIRQERLEAMRPFQPGDPYLTDDLALYNSRLGQAGWFRSVSVRPRLEREAQPSAPAGAQAPSPDDTSQGGGGEQEASAAAPEVPVDVSLIAADRHRFETGIGFATDVGPRLQLTWRQPWRNDLGHSWENRLYLSSPRQTLGGMYKIPLDDPLRDSYEFGYGFENLDDNDTRSRRLFFTPARVWQFDNGWSQRVYVRVSQENFTQADQSDNVFLITPGVSWGRTAVDDQRFPMHGNRQDLLIEGSSDQLGSDITFLRSVFTTQWIESIGNDNRFFVRGNVGAIETDDFPRMPPSLRFFAGGDTSVRGYSYETLAPRNDDGELLGGQQMFTGTLEYQRRVTGDWWSAAFYDFGDAFDSWSDSSLKTAAGLGVRWISPVGPIRFDIAHPFDDEDNSWRIHFAIGPEF; encoded by the coding sequence ATGACTAGATCCTCCTGGGCCCTCAGGCTTTCTCCTTGGCTGCTCGGAGCCTTGGTGGCGCCCCAGGCCGCCCAGGCACTCGACGCCGAGGTGAGAGGGCTCGGAGGGCCGGCTGCGGATAACGTCGAGGCCTATCTCGACGCATTGGATATCCCGGCCAACGCGCGCCTGGATATCTACGACTCCGAGGTGATGAGCCGGGTCAGCGATGCACTGCGGGCATTCGGCTACTACGAGCCGCAGATCAGCGTGGATTTTCGCGATCGCGACAGCGTGGTGGTCGATATCGTGCCCGGCGAGCGGGTGATCGTGCGCAACGTCTACGTCCGGGTCGAAGGCGAGGGCGGCCAGGACGACAGTTTCCAGCGCCTGCTCGATGCCAGCGAGCTGCTCAAGGACGAGGGGCGCCCTCTGTTGCACGCCCACTACGAGACGCTCAAGACCCAGCTCGACACCTTGGCGCTGCAGCGTGGCTACTTCAATTCCCAGTATCGCGTGCACCGTCTCGAAGTCAGGCCCTGGGATCACAGCGCCAACGTCTACCTGGTGATGGACAGTGGCCGGCGCTACCACTTCGGCGAGGTCTCCTACAGCGGCAGCCAGATCCGCCAGGAGCGGCTCGAGGCGATGCGTCCTTTCCAGCCTGGTGATCCCTACCTGACCGATGATCTTGCGCTCTACAACAGTCGACTCGGCCAGGCGGGCTGGTTTCGCAGTGTCTCGGTCAGGCCGCGTCTCGAGCGCGAAGCCCAGCCCAGCGCCCCTGCGGGCGCCCAGGCGCCTTCGCCCGACGATACCAGCCAAGGTGGCGGTGGAGAACAAGAGGCGAGTGCCGCTGCGCCCGAGGTGCCGGTCGATGTCTCGTTGATCGCCGCCGACCGCCATCGCTTCGAGACCGGTATCGGCTTCGCCACCGATGTGGGGCCGCGGTTGCAGCTCACCTGGCGTCAGCCGTGGCGCAACGACCTGGGGCACAGCTGGGAGAACCGACTCTATCTCTCTTCGCCGCGTCAGACCCTGGGCGGCATGTACAAGATTCCCCTCGACGATCCGCTGCGCGACAGCTACGAGTTCGGCTACGGGTTCGAGAACCTCGATGACAACGATACCCGCAGCAGGCGGCTGTTCTTCACCCCGGCCCGGGTATGGCAGTTCGACAACGGCTGGAGCCAGCGGGTCTATGTGCGGGTCAGCCAGGAGAACTTCACCCAGGCGGACCAGAGCGACAACGTCTTCCTGATCACTCCCGGGGTGAGCTGGGGGCGCACGGCGGTCGACGACCAGCGCTTCCCGATGCACGGTAACCGCCAGGACCTGCTGATCGAGGGCTCGAGCGACCAGCTCGGCTCAGATATCACCTTCCTGCGCAGTGTGTTCACCACCCAGTGGATCGAGAGTATCGGCAACGACAACCGTTTCTTCGTGCGCGGCAACGTCGGGGCGATCGAGACCGACGATTTTCCGCGTATGCCGCCTTCGCTGCGCTTCTTCGCCGGTGGCGATACCAGCGTGCGTGGCTACTCCTATGAAACCTTGGCGCCGCGCAACGACGATGGCGAGCTGCTCGGCGGCCAGCAGATGTTCACCGGCACGCTCGAGTACCAGCGTCGCGTCACCGGAGACTGGTGGAGTGCCGCGTTCTACGATTTCGGTGACGCTTTCGACAGCTGGAGCGACTCCTCGCTCAAGACTGCCGCCGGGCTTGGCGTGCGCTGGATTTCTCCGGTCGGCCCGATCCGTTTCGACATCGCCCACCCGTTCGACGATGAGGACAATTCGTGGCGCATTCACTTCGCCATCGGACCCGAGTTCTGA
- the ubiG gene encoding bifunctional 2-polyprenyl-6-hydroxyphenol methylase/3-demethylubiquinol 3-O-methyltransferase UbiG: MTQQSTTATGPQASPQRNFDQAEIDKFEALAHRWWDRDGEFKPLHDINPLRLAFIDEQCNGLAGRRTIDVGCGGGILSEAMARRGAQVTGIDLGEAPLSVAELHLKESGLEVDYQMISVEEIAQREEASYDVVTCMEMLEHVPDPSSVVRACARLVKPGGHVFFSTINRNPKSYLFAIIGAEYLLRLLPTGTHDYQRFIRPSELSRWARQAGLSIERLRGLHYNPVTRRYWLNDDVQVNYMIHCQRPAIDA; the protein is encoded by the coding sequence ATGACGCAGCAATCCACCACGGCCACAGGGCCTCAAGCTTCGCCGCAGCGCAACTTCGATCAGGCCGAGATCGACAAGTTCGAGGCTCTGGCCCACCGGTGGTGGGATCGCGATGGCGAGTTCAAACCACTGCACGACATCAATCCGCTTCGCCTTGCGTTCATCGATGAACAGTGCAACGGCCTGGCCGGGCGGCGCACGATCGACGTCGGCTGCGGCGGTGGCATCCTCAGCGAGGCGATGGCGCGTCGTGGCGCCCAGGTGACGGGGATCGATCTTGGCGAAGCTCCGCTGTCGGTCGCCGAGCTGCACCTCAAGGAGAGCGGCCTGGAGGTGGATTACCAGATGATCAGCGTCGAGGAGATCGCCCAGCGGGAAGAGGCGAGCTACGACGTGGTCACCTGCATGGAGATGCTCGAGCATGTGCCGGACCCGAGCTCGGTGGTACGCGCCTGCGCGCGACTGGTGAAGCCAGGCGGGCACGTGTTCTTCAGCACCATCAATCGCAACCCGAAGTCCTACCTGTTCGCGATCATTGGTGCCGAGTATCTGCTGCGCCTGCTGCCGACCGGCACCCACGACTATCAGCGCTTCATCCGCCCTTCCGAACTCTCACGCTGGGCACGCCAGGCGGGACTCTCGATCGAACGGCTGCGTGGACTGCACTACAACCCTGTGACGCGCCGCTATTGGTTGAACGATGACGTACAGGTCAACTACATGATTCACTGCCAGCGTCCGGCCATCGACGCATGA